A genome region from Methanocalculus natronophilus includes the following:
- a CDS encoding 50S ribosomal protein L19 — translation MSVVRKGKVRRAKLNYIRGRSAKQSRIKERR, via the coding sequence ATTTCTGTTGTCAGAAAAGGTAAAGTAAGACGTGCGAAATTGAACTACATCCGCGGACGTAGTGCTAAGCAATCTCGTATTAAAGAACGTCGATAA